One genomic segment of Ctenopharyngodon idella isolate HZGC_01 chromosome 7, HZGC01, whole genome shotgun sequence includes these proteins:
- the LOC127515863 gene encoding histone H3-like, which translates to MARTKQTARKSTGGKAPRKQLATKAARKSAPATGGVKKPHRYRPGTVALREIRRYQKSTELLIRKLPFQRLVREIAQDFKTDLRFQSSAVMALQESSEAYLVGLFEDTNLCAIHAKRVTIMPKDIQLARRIRGERA; encoded by the coding sequence ATGGCGAGAACCAAGCAGACCGCTCGTAAGTCTACTGGAGGAAAAGCCCCGAGAAAGCAGCTGGCTACTAAAGCTGCTCGTAAGAGCGCACCAGCTACCGGTGGTGTTAAGAAGCCTCATCGTTACAGGCCCGGTACTGTGGCGCTGAGAGAGATTCGCCGTTATCAGAAATCCACTGAACTGCTGATTCGCAAACTGCCTTTCCAGCGTCTGGTGAGAGAAATCGCTCAAGATTTCAAGACGGATCTTCGTTTCCAGAGCTCAGCTGTAATGGCCCTGCAGGAGTCTAGTGAGGCTTACTTGGTCGGTCTGTTTGAAGACACCAACTTGTGCGCCATCCACGCCAAAAGGGTCACCATCATGCCCAAAGACATTCAGCTGGCCCGCCGCATTCGCGGAGAGCGCGCTTAA
- the LOC127515876 gene encoding histone H2A-like, which yields MSGRGKTGGKARAKAKSRSSRAGLQFPVGRVHRLLRKGNYAQRVGAGAPVYLAAVLEYLTAEILELAGNAARDNKKTRIIPRHLQLAVRNDEELNKLLGGVTIAQGGVLPNIQAVLLPKKTEKPAKTK from the coding sequence ATGAGTGGAAGAGGCAAAACCGGTGGAAAAGCTCGCGCCAAGGCCAAGAGTCGCTCTTCCAGGGCGGGACTACAGTTCCCCGTCGGCCGTGTTCACAGGCTTCTCCGCAAAGGCAACTATGCTCAGCGCGTTGGTGCTGGTGCTCCGGTTTATTTGGCCGCTGTGCTCGAGTATCTCACTGCTGAGATCCTGGAGTTGGCTGGAAACGCCGCTCGCGACAACAAAAAGACCCGTATCATTCCTCGTCACCTGCAGCTGGCGGTGCGCAACGACGAGGAGTTGAACAAGCTTCTGGGTGGCGTGACCATCGCTCAGGGTGGTGTGCTGCCCAACATTCAGGCCGTACTGCTGCCCAAGAAAACCGAGAAGCCAGCGAAGACCAAGTAA
- the LOC127516804 gene encoding histone H1-like, with protein sequence MAEETVSAAAATKAAKKKSVAKRKRTGPNVRELIVKAVSASKERSGVSLAALKKALAAGGYDVEKNNSRVKISVKSLVTNGILVQPKGTGASGSFKLNKKHTETKPAKKAAPKAKKPAAKKPAAAKKPKTAAAKKPKTAAAKKPAAKKSQKKVKKPVAKKATKSPKKAKKPASPKKAAKSPKKAKAAKPKTAKPKAAKPKKAAAKKK encoded by the coding sequence ATGGCAGAAGAAACCGTTTCAGCAGCTGCTGCGACCAAAGCGGCCAAGAAGAAATCAGTAGCCAAACGCAAGAGAACAGGCCCAAACGTCCGCGAGCTCATTGTCAAGGCTGTGTCCGCATCTAAGGAGAGGAGCGGTGTGTCCCTCGCTGCCCTGAAGAAAGCGCTCGCTGCCGGTGGCTACGATGTGGAGAAGAACAACTCCCGCGTCAAGATTTCCGTTAAGAGTTTGGTGACTAATGGCATCCTGGTCCAGCCCAAAGGGACCGGCGCTTCCGGCTCCTTCAAGCTCAACAAGAAACACACCGAGACAAAACCCGCCAAGAAAGCTGCTCCTAAAGCCAAGAAGCCCGCAGCCAAGAAACCTGCTGCCGCTAAGAAGCCCAAAACTGCAGCAGCAAAGAAACCCAAAACTGCAGCAGCAAAGAAACCTGCCGCTAAGAAATCGCAGAAGAAGGTCAAGAAACCAGTCGCTAAAAAGGCAACAAAGAGCCCCAAGAAGGCAAAGAAACCAGCATCTCCTAAGAAAGCAGCCAAAAGCCCAAAAAAGGCAAAGGCAGCCAAACCCAAAACGGCGAAACCCAAAGCAGCCAAGCCTAAAAAGGCAGCAgcaaaaaagaaataa